One stretch of Arachis duranensis cultivar V14167 chromosome 1, aradu.V14167.gnm2.J7QH, whole genome shotgun sequence DNA includes these proteins:
- the LOC107495591 gene encoding protein LEAD-SENSITIVE 1-like isoform X1: protein MGVLSNKVDPQNLNPGDHIYSWRQAYIYAHHGIYIGDGMVIHFTRGADQEIGAGTVLDRLLFSLPPSHPTDTPCQRCGRDGTRKDGVISSCLDCFLSRGDLYLFEYGVSPAFFLAKARGGTCTLATSDPTKQVLHRAFFLLENGFGGYHVFKNNCEDFAIYCKTGLLVFTNMSVGRSGQAASCFAAASALVSSPLRFMTTGIGGLSLVGCGMYCVSRLVSDIGVRRDVTKVPVEKLVDSLDSPAKITEMAKLD from the exons ATGGGGGTGCTTTCCAATAAGGTTGATCCTCAAAACCTTAATCCTGGTGATCATATTTACTCTTGGAGACAGGCTTACATCTATGCACATCACG GAATTTATATAGGTGATGGAATGGTGATCCACTTCACAAGGGGTGCAGACCAAGAAATAGGAGCAGGAACTGTCTTAGACCGTCTTCTATTCAGTTTACCTCCCTCTCATCCTACAGACACACCATGCCAAAGATGTGGCCGCGACGGGACAAGAAAAGATGGTGTCATCTCTTCTTGCTTGGACTGTTTTCTCTCTCGTGGTGACCTTTACCTCTTTGAATATGGTGTCTCACCAGCATTCTTTCTAGCCAAAGCTAGAGGTGGTACCTGCACCCTTGCAACTTCCGATCCAACCAAGCAAGTGCTTCACCGTGCTTTCTTCCTCCTTGAGAACGGGTTCGGTGGCTACCACGTGTTTAAGAACAACTGTGAGGACTTTGCAATCTACTGCAAAACTGGCCTGCTTGTATTCACAAACATGAGTGTTGGGAGAAGTGGTCAAGCAGCATCTTGTTTTGCTGCTGCTAGTGCCTTAGTTTCTTCACCACTTCGGTTCATGACTACAGGTATCGGTGGTCTATCGTTGGTTGGTTGTGGCATGTACTGCGTTAGCCGATTGGTTTCGGATATTGGAGTTCGCCGAGACGTAACTAAAGTTCCGGTGGAGAAGCTTGTAGATTCATTGGATTCACCGGCTAAGATAACTGAAATGGCCAAGTTAGACTAA
- the LOC107495602 gene encoding uncharacterized protein LOC107495602, translated as MAPILRRLPIAAVIFLAVALSATTTATARPCRSFLISSYSIRNPSTNNFATVTVTEIQSLTINTNNHFFKIPFNQNGVVFPLHRRNHHSDLSRASLPRASSGIYGYDFASLRDRTKDILSVVLALLFGFGCGSLVAATMYLLWFVLSGRRFDDLSDDDSHGAEIESFKKFGYVKIPAAEKTAAPPAAAKDSSSV; from the coding sequence ATGGCCCCAATCCTCCGCCGTTTACCGATCGCCGCCGTGATCTTTTTGGCGGTGGCCCTCTCCGCCACCACAACCGCCACGGCACGACCCTGCAGATCCTTCCTCATCTCTTCCTACTCCATCCGCAACCCTTCCACCAACAACTTCGCCACCGTCACCGTTACCGAGATCCAATCCCTCACTATCAACACCAACAATCACTTCTTCAAAATCCCCTTCAACCAAAATGGCGTCGTTTTCCCCTTGCACCGTCGCAACCATCACAGCGATCTTTCACGCGCGTCGCTACCACGCGCCTCCTCAGGAATTTACGGTTACGACTTCGCTTCACTCCGCGACCGCACCAAGGACATCCTCAGCGTCGTCCTCGCCTTGCTCTTTGGATTCGGTTGCGGTTCCCTCGTCGCCGCCACTATGTACCTTCTCTGGTTCGTCCTCTCCGGCCGCCGCTTCGACGATCTCTCCGATGACGATAGCCATGGCGCGGAGATCGAGAGTTTCAAGAAATTCGGGTACGTGAAGATTCCGGCGGCGGAGAAGACCGCTGCTCCACCTGCGGCGGCGAAGGATTCTTCTTCGGTATGA
- the LOC107495591 gene encoding protein LEAD-SENSITIVE 1-like isoform X2, translating into MHITIAGIYIGDGMVIHFTRGADQEIGAGTVLDRLLFSLPPSHPTDTPCQRCGRDGTRKDGVISSCLDCFLSRGDLYLFEYGVSPAFFLAKARGGTCTLATSDPTKQVLHRAFFLLENGFGGYHVFKNNCEDFAIYCKTGLLVFTNMSVGRSGQAASCFAAASALVSSPLRFMTTGIGGLSLVGCGMYCVSRLVSDIGVRRDVTKVPVEKLVDSLDSPAKITEMAKLD; encoded by the exons ATGCACATCACG ATTGCAGGAATTTATATAGGTGATGGAATGGTGATCCACTTCACAAGGGGTGCAGACCAAGAAATAGGAGCAGGAACTGTCTTAGACCGTCTTCTATTCAGTTTACCTCCCTCTCATCCTACAGACACACCATGCCAAAGATGTGGCCGCGACGGGACAAGAAAAGATGGTGTCATCTCTTCTTGCTTGGACTGTTTTCTCTCTCGTGGTGACCTTTACCTCTTTGAATATGGTGTCTCACCAGCATTCTTTCTAGCCAAAGCTAGAGGTGGTACCTGCACCCTTGCAACTTCCGATCCAACCAAGCAAGTGCTTCACCGTGCTTTCTTCCTCCTTGAGAACGGGTTCGGTGGCTACCACGTGTTTAAGAACAACTGTGAGGACTTTGCAATCTACTGCAAAACTGGCCTGCTTGTATTCACAAACATGAGTGTTGGGAGAAGTGGTCAAGCAGCATCTTGTTTTGCTGCTGCTAGTGCCTTAGTTTCTTCACCACTTCGGTTCATGACTACAGGTATCGGTGGTCTATCGTTGGTTGGTTGTGGCATGTACTGCGTTAGCCGATTGGTTTCGGATATTGGAGTTCGCCGAGACGTAACTAAAGTTCCGGTGGAGAAGCTTGTAGATTCATTGGATTCACCGGCTAAGATAACTGAAATGGCCAAGTTAGACTAA